The stretch of DNA atattttttatttttttttaaatgattttattatttagaaaatttaagCTTGAATTAAAAAACAGTAAAGTGCTgtttgacataaaaaaaaatattaaatagatTGAGTTCGTGTAAATTAGATGTAGTTGTATAAACTCGTAACAttttaataaaacataaaatggttatactttaattaattaaataagataaAATTAACTTGTTTGTTGTTTTAAGTAAAAGATTCGCTCATTTTACAAAATCAATattaatgaataaataataacTTTTTTAATGAAATAAGAGAGCGGAAGTGCATTTAAGATATTTATTAAATCACATAACTTAAATTATGGATGCAAAGTCCGTGAAGTCGAAATTATGTTTGATGAATAACACACAAATCAATATTGTGATTAAGTGTTGTGTTTGCGTGTCATCAACACCGTCAACACAACAACAATACGTTTTGGTTTGAGTGGTTTGAGCGCTTGATTTCTTCCAAGTAAATAATCAATTCTCGTGATTACTTTCATGATGCATCTATATTTCTATGTTAATCCCATCATATATCTTTgattatttataagttcatttttttttaatagaatGATATAAGATATGAAAACtagagttttattaaaaaataaatttttttaattaaatctaTCGTTTATCAAAGATaatttcgaaaaaataaaactttataatttgatatggtcGATgttatcaaaaataaaattaaagaataattatattcttttcaaaacataatataaaaattaaattaaataaatttaaattttattaatttaaaaaccaACTATGACAGCAACAAACTCCAAGTCTCCAACTATGACAGCTTGACAGAGCCGTACCTATTGCGAGACGAGAGAGGCCATCGTCTCAGGGCCTGACCATCACAGGGGCCCAAAAAAAAATCTCATGTTGTTGAGCTCTGCACCTAAATAGTATGTGCATTggacattttaaaaaaaaaattggacattGACCCATTgaaaacatgattaaatatgatgattgtgttcattgatgatttaatCAAATTATGTAGAGCCCAAACAATAAAACtcccattaattaaatttttaaaaattttgtatgcataaaattagggatggcaatgggtAGGGTATAGGTCGGATTTCATACATCCATCCCCatacatatttattaaattcatccTCATACTCATCCCCATACCCATCGGGTATTGAATTTCATCCCCATCCCCATACCCATCGGATTATCGGATACCCATACCCTACCCAAATACCCTATTATCATATAcaattgaattttttcaaatttaaattgtttcattgaagttatgaatatttaaaaaaatatttaaatgaacaatgagaaaaattattaatgataaaaatttgcaaaataaactttataggaaaaataacaaaatattaaaaatagtttataTTAGTTTAACAAAATTACTTGGATTTGAGAAGatgaatatttaataaatataatttatatatatatatatatattaatttaaacggGTATTCGGGTCGGGTGTGGGTCGGATTATATCAAACCCGCCTCCATACCCAAACCCGAAAATCCTCATACCCGATTACCCAATTATTTAATCGGGTCTAAAAATCCCTCCATACCCTCTTCTATTCGGGTCGGGTATCGGATCCTCCAACGGGTTCGGAGTAAATTGCCATCCCTACATAAAATGGTAATGTTTGtccaatatatttattattttattctgtGTCAATTCGTGtgttaaacttttatattttacttGTCGATTATTTGACcttttttcttaaatttatgtAGTTGGacacatttcaaaaaataaaacacaaaaaattatgatacttacctattttacatatctttatttttattttcttgaataaaatattatatttactatttaaaataaatcatatatatttacaatattggttcattatatttatcattttgtaTTTGGATAGTTTATATTGATCAATTTCAATTTTAGCAACATATCTTACAATTTTTGTCAATTTCAATCTTTTTCCAATATAATTATTCATATGACACTGCATTACGTTAGAGTTATGTTGATGTTGTGGCGCACGAAGAAAAAAATCGCaaaaagataaatatataactcgtaaattatattttccttATATCTATTatttggttatttttaatttgaaaactgAGCTTTACGGTTATTTATcacaacaagatttttttttaacatattgcCTCAGGCCCTGTGAACCAGAGGTACGGCTCTGCACCTTGATATATATGATTCCAACAAAAGAAGAAATCTCACGGAGAATTTGAATGGATCCGACTATACCAGAAGGCATAGAGTCAATGAGCTTAGCAGATACTTGTATGTTTCTtgttcataatatttttttgtgagATTATCATATACTTATttcttatttataaaatttttgttagacggtctcacgagtcaattttgtgatgcgaatattttatttgtgtcacttacgaaaaaatattacttttatactAAAATTATTACTTATCATAGTAAATATGAGcatggttgatccgtctcatggATTACAACATGGATATGATTGACCCGGCTAAcgaataaaaattcgtgagaccgtttcacaagagataTATTATCTctcatttatattatataattcatggagtaagtctcttgtgagacagtctcacgaatctttatctgtgagacatgtcaaccctactgatattcagaataaaaagtaatactattaacataaaaattaatactttttcatggatgacccaaataagagatccgtatcacaaaatacgacctgtgagaccgtctcacacaagtttttgtctaattCATGCCACATTTCGTTTTTTCTCGATCTTTATATATTGACATaacaattttaaacttaagTGAGGGATGTTTATATATGTCATCatcaaatttcattaaaaaaggTAAATATTACATAAATGCATCATGTTTATCTtcgtattatttatattatatataatatttgagttACAATCGAAACAAAATAGAGTCTTGATGTAATTTAtagaatcatcaaaatattcttccttttttcatgaaaaattaaatctatgttaaaaaatcataaaaacttattacaaataaaaaaaataaactaaatattatttttttaacgaAATACTTTTGAAAAATCGACTAAACATGCCCACAACGTCACGAGAGATAATTATTATTTCAGCGAAAGGCATCAACTCTTCGCCCTTTTAATGATACCatataaaattcaaatactCAATTATAAGACAAAATTATTTGTGAGAAACATATCATCACACCTCGAAAACGTAAACACTAATTGCTATCCCAAATAATTTTCAACCAACCAAATTAATTCACTTAAATTCTTCTCACTTTAATGaacgaaaataaaaaaagagtGTAAGCTTTTGATCGGCGAACTACTTTAAAAAAATGTCTGAAAACTTGTGGTTAGTGGTCCTTACAAtagtaagtcaacattaaattGGACAGTTGTTGCACTTATCTTCGCCATGATTCACTCACTATTGGTTTATAAAATAACAAATGTCAAGctttacaaaattaattaattttgtaatacttgataCTTCTCGTTTTACCAAAAACAACGGCTATTGATAATGATAAAACTCTAATATTTCAAACCGTACATTAACTCAAGTGTTTCGGTTCGATAACTCTCTAAGCAGAGTTGTATTTTTTGCGATCCATCAAAATCGAACTCGTGACCTTACCTCTGATATTGATTGTACGATTGAGCGATTGACGATTTACTAAAAGTTATATCGtatattttaaatcttaaaaatcatacgGGATCCGATTGTTATTTGATCGAGAATAATTTTGCACCCAACAAATGCATCTGGGCAATTTTATTTTTCGCctttgattatattttaaattactattattatcatcattaatattattacatactttttttaaaaaccatttcattaaaataaacattctaAATTTATTCCTAAAATTAGGCTAGTCTATCCCGTAGACTCAACCCCTAAAATATGATAACAAACCGAGATTGTGTAAAGTGTCATTAATAACATACtatatatttcaaacttttatttatttatttattttagtaGGTAACAATAGCTCTATTAATTCTTATTAATATTTCCAGCTAATTGTTTTCATGGTGCCCTCAAATTCATTTTTAGTATGTCACAACTACCATATTTGGTCCCTCGGCAACTCAAtaaatttttctcaatttttattttttttatataataatactGTCATGCGTTTAGGACTGTTTTTCTTTTTGCAATGTAATTATttgtaaaatttaataaaaattaaaaatttgaaagataATATTAtccatttcaaataaaaaaattatataaaagtcATTACTATGTTTTTTCTTCCCCGAAACAATGTTACATTTTTACATAGAAAAGTATTCTTGTCTAATAtccaaaatgaaataaaaaccGACAATATTCATTATTAAATCTGAAAAACAATTAATATATGAAAATGACATATTAAAACTGCTGCAAATGGAATGAAGTGCTTTAGTTTGCTGACTTCCTAAGTTTGTACGCACGGTCGTATAGTAATTCACATATTTTAATCTTAAAGTTACGTCAATATTTAGCTTTTTAAGATGTATTTGAATTGATGGATTAAGCAGATGTTTCATAATTAATTAGAAGTTTGATTTTCTCTACCAATATTTTCTCAAACGAATCCATCGTACTTGCACTGAGGTTTGTCTAGTACGATTTACCTTGTTAACGTGGTTTAGATGTTACTGCGTTGACCCGAAGCTTAACCAATGTGCACCGAAGAGTGCGGTTGCAAGTTTTACAATCATACAAAAAGTTACGtcaatttttatgcatatatagggtataattttaaattatgcaAGTTTTACTTAGCAAGACATACAGATAACTAAGGCCGACTACGAAATCAGACCAACCAACCCTTTTGACTTTCCACTGCAACTGCTAGTTCAATGACATGATATGTATGTATTTTCAAAAACTGGGTTAAATTACGGGAAGCCCCTCGAGTTTCTGGATCACAGTATTCCTTGGCGGGGGACGTAGCGGTCATTTCTCAGCTTAAGAATTGACTCCAACCAGCTACCGTCAACTACTGCTTTGAAACTGTCAACAATTCTTTATGACTTTGATTATATCAAACACAGCAAAGACAAtgataataataacaacaataaaatctcatgtatgtttattttcgATTGCTCAAAGTTGAAAGGTGGTTGGTTGTCTTTGCCAAATTCCCACTTGATTTGCTTCATTGGATCCCGCAAGAGAAGGCCAAGAATTATCCAGTCCTGGTCTTTCACACCGATTTTTCGATTTTCTTGATAGAATTCTGCAGAGAAACCGATTGTCATCCACTTCTGAGGTTCGGTTTTCTTATTGAAGTTCTGCAGGAGAAGCTAGATATCATTCATAACCGAGGTTTAATTGTATCGAAATATCGATTTTCTTGATAGATTCCTGCATGAAAAGCCAAGAATCTCTCAGTTCTGAACCTTAAATCTCGACTTTCTTGCGGGAATCCTCGATTCTCAGACCATGTAAGTGTATATCGAATGCTTTTGGTCAATGAGTCTCTGTCGTCTTCTTTAATCTCCCATTTGATTTCTTCATTAAATACCGCAAGGAAAGCCAAGAATATTTCATTTCTGAGGTTCCAACCCATCAAGAAATTAATGACAAAAAGCTGAAGTTCAGTATTTTAGATAAGTATGGCCACAAAGACAGTCGTTCAAGCAGTAGTAATCACAGCAGCTATTAGTCTAATACTAGCTGGTATACTAGCCTACGTCGTGTATAGATTCATGATAACTCGACGAACCGAGAAAAATAAAATGGGCTCTAGTTTTCGAAGAGAGGCCACCATTGGTTTGCCGTCCATAGAATTTAGGCAGCATGGTAGAGCATTGAAAGGAGTTATACTTGATGAAGAAGGATTGGATGTGCTGTATTTACGGAGACTTGAAGAGGGGCATTTTACGGGTTGTTTCTCAAAGGTTTGGTGTAACCCTTTAGATGAGGAATTTAAAAGATTGGAGAGTAGAGGGGATAAGGCTAATACATGTGAGCCAATTCAGGAAGTCCCATTGCTTCAAGAAACAAGAAGTGGATATGATTTTACAGTGACTAGTACAATTCGAGTGAGTTCGAATAGTTTACCTGTAGCATCTGAATTGGTTGCATCAGGCCCCGtttcaaaatatgaaaatacaACACAGCCGCCGTTTCCAACACCACCGACAATAATGGGGCCAATCCCTCCACCAGCAACCCCACCAACACAGCCACAGGCTCCACTTCCACCTCAAACACCAAGAATGAGACCAAGctctccaccaccaccacctccatcACCACCGCCACCACCACAGCTGGCGCCACCTGCTCCGCCACCCCTGCCACTTCTACCTAAAAAGGGATACCTTAAGCCACCACCAGTACCACCAGGTCCACCAAAGTTAAAACCTGTGCCACCACCTCCACCAGCAAACAGAAAGGGCCAAATTGCACAACATAAACCACCAGTTCCCCCAAAAGAAACGGGAAGCAGTCATGTGATAGGTAAAACTTCATCCATAAAACAAGAAAATGGAGGGGTTCAAAAGAAACTGAAACCATTACACTGGGACAAGGTTACTGCTAATGTGGATCATTCAATGGTCTGGAATGAAATCAATGATGGATCTTTCAGGTTAAGTGTTTCTTGATTCGTTCTTCTGCTTTATTATTACACGAACaatatttattgaaatttaAAAGATTCTGTGCAATTTTATCAGATTTGATGATGACCTCATAGAATCACTCTTTGGTTACACAACCACCAGCCAGAAATCAGATGATAAAAGTAACAGAACAATGAGTAAAGCCGGTTCTAACACCGTAACATCAGCTCAAATTTTCCTGCTTGATCCTAGAAAATCCCAGAATACAGCAATTGTTCTCAAGTCTCTAGCAATATCTCGCCAAGAAATCATAGATTCTCTATTGGATGGCCGAGGACTGAACCCGGATACCCTTGAAAAACTAACCAAGATTTGCCCGACAAGAGATGAAATAaccaaaatccttcaatttGATGGAAACCCCACAAAACTAGCTAATGCGGAGTCTTTCCTATATCACATCTTGAAACCTGTTCCATCTGCATTTCTTCGTTTCAACGCCATGCTTTTCAGGTCATCCTATGATTCCGATATACTGCATCTCAAGGAGTCTCTGCAGACTCTTGAATTAGGATGTAAGGAGTTGAGAACTGGAGGGATTTTCTTCAAACTCCTTGAAGCCATTCTCAAGGCTGGCAACCGAATGAATGCGGGAACTGCTAGAGGAAATGCTCAGGGATTCAATTTAAGTGCCCTTCGAAGATTATCCGATGTGAAAAGCTCAGATGGAAAGACTACTCTTTTGCACTTTGTAGTTGAACAAGTTATGCGTTCTGAAGGTAAACGACATCTGATCAGTAGGAAAAGTAAAGGAGACAGCTCCGATCATGAATCAGATTCCAAGAATTCAAGAGAAGACAGAGATGGGGAGAATCTAATGGCAGGATTATCAATAGTAGGAAACTTGAGTGCTGGGTTTGTTAATTTCAAGAAAGCAGCCACAATAGACCACGAAAACTTCATCAACATGCGTTCGATTCTTACCTCCAAAGTTGAAGAAAACAAACAACTTTTGGCACACTGCAGGGATGAATCAGGAGGATTCTTAAAGGAAATGAAAGTGTTTTTAGAGGATTGTGAGGAAGAGCTTAAAGTGGTGAGAGAGGAAGAAACAAGAATAATGGAGCTCGTGTTGAAAACAACGGTTTATTTTCAAGCCGGAGCTTCTAAAGACAAAGGAACAAATCCGCTTCAATTATTTGTCATTGTAAAGGATTTCTTGGTTATGGTCGATCAAGTTTGTGCTGAAATCACAAAGAAACTGCAAACAAAGAAGGCAATGACCACACGTTCATCGCCTCCATCATCACCTACACCAAGGTCTCCTATGAGATTTCAAAACTTGCAAGCATATTTGATGTCACAAAAGCATGGAACCAGTTCAAGCGATTCAGAGGATGATTTCTAATAGTGGCTGAGGGATCATTTTAGAAGATCAGCTAGATATTTTCAGAATAGTCCCAACACCATGTTATTAGATCGGTGAATTTCTGAAGATTTTGTACTTCATTTTTATTCTTTACTGTAATTACAGCGCATGTTGCATTATATATACTTTCAGCCCTTTGATTCTTTACTCATCCCAGCATTAAAGCATGATCACGTGAACGACACATCTTCGCTCGTTGTCATTGGCCGCCCAAGCACCTGAGATTCAAACAAGGAAAAGAATGTCTAAAGTCCCATCCGTTGATGCATATTCATGCATAAATATGTGCTCAAGCAAAGATGAAGCGTGACAAACGAAAGACAAGATTCAAGACAAGATTCACGTGAAACTCGATTCCTTCTTTGTCAACAGATTGTTAAGGAACATTTTGATTGAAACAGGCCCTTTCCATTCAAGGAGACAATCCTAATCTATTACTTGAGTAAGCTTTTACAGATTTCTATGCTCCAAATTCAGCTGCGTTACTTGTTTTGTTTGGAGCCAAGGTGTTAAAGTTGAGTAAATTCATTAATAGTTAGAAGCGTGTTTTCCATTCTTGTATTTTAGTCCTGTAGGCTTTAGTATAAATACAAGGTAGTTGTATAGTGGTATTTTGGATTTTTCCAGAAAGATTTTTCCTTCTCAGTTCAATGGAATAACCGGAAACTTCCCCACATTTCTCTTCCGTCTTCTTCTTTCCCTACTCGTGATTTCTGATttcaacatggtatcagagctatgcaTTCCTTCTGATCCGCGGATCTGATTACACACTTAAATTGTGTAAACTCGATTGCATAATTTCGATCGCATTCTGAATTTTTGATCGCATCCATGGCTTCTGCTTCCGGAATTCCCACAGCGGTGTTTGAGATATCTGATCCACTGTATATTCTTCCATCCGACACACCAGGTATCAACTTAATCTCTGAGCAATTGATTGGAGGCGAAAATTATGGAATTTGGAGTCGCGCCATGATTATAGCACTGCGAGCTAAGAACAAGTTAGCATTCGTTGATGGGAGCTGTCGTAGACCTGAATCGAGCTCGAATACACTGATGCAGTGGGAAAGATGCAATGCAATAGTTCTGTCTTGGATTATGAATAGTGTTTCGAAGGAAATCTTCAGTGGAATTGTCTACTCTACCGATGCAATGGTAGTATGGGCGGATCTAAAGGAACGTTTTGACAAAGTCAATGGTTCTAGAATTTTTATCTGCACCGAGAGATTGGGAAGTTTACGCAAGGGCAAAACACTATATCTACATATTATTCGAGCTTACGATGATTATGGGACGAGTACTCCTCACTTGTGGTTCTGCCTTCATGTTCTTGTGAATCAGCCAAGAAATACTTAGAACATGATCAACAGCATAAGCTTCTCCAATTTCTCATGGGGCTAAATGAAAGTTATGTGCACGTCAGGAGTCAAATTCTAATGATGAATCCATTACCATCGGTTGGGCAAGCATTTGCTCTTATCTCACAAGAAGAATCTCGTAGAGGGATGCTCAATATGGGTTCTATCCTCGGTGAAGCTCCTAATGCAGCCTTTTATGCATCTCAAGACAAGAAAAAGAAATATCCCTTGCATTGTGATCACTGTAACATGTCTGGGCATACCAAAGCAACTTGCTACAAGTTAGTAGGCTATCCAGAAGGCCATCGATTCCCTAGAATGCAGGGGAGAGGATTTGGCTACAATCCTAACAGAGACCTGCATCAAGAGAAGGGAAAACCGAGAAGAAATACAGCTAACATGACCGTTTTGGAGAATGAAGCAGCAACTCCGAAATGTGTACCTGAGTTCAGCTTCACACCAGAGCAATATGCTATTATTTTGAAGCTGCTGGACAAGGAAACAAGTCCTACTGCCTCTGTGCTCCCCTCCGCAAATATGGCAGGTACTTTTCATCCGTCTCTATGCTCAGATTGGATTGTTGATACAGGAGCTAATGATCACATGGTTGGACGAGATGCCCACCTATATAATGTTGTCTCTTGTGCTGGGTCCAATGGGATTGTCCAACTGCCTAATGGTAATAAGACTAGAGTCACACAATTAGGTTCAGTGAACATTACTCCCACAATTGCACTACATAATGTGCTCTATGTGCCTAGCTTCCACTTTAAACTGTTGTCAGTATCCAAATTTACCAAAGACCATCAATGTTTCATCACTTTTCATCCCACCTTCTGTTTTTTTCAGGACCTATGCACTGGGAAGATAATGGGGACTGGTAAAGTGAAGAATGGCCTCTATCATTTAGACACTTCCtgttttgatttcagagatgtTAGATCTTCTCCTTTTCCTCCACGTTCTTTTGATTCTCATTGTAATACCTTAGTTGCAAACTCTGCTCTTGTAAATGAATATACTTGGCACCAACGGCTTGGTCATATTTCCTTATCAAGAATGAAATTGTTACCCTTTCTGTCACATGAGTTCACATTCTCGCATTGTGATATCTGTCCCCAATCGAAACAAACTAGGCTATGTTTTCCTCAAAGTACATCCACTGCTACCACACATCCCTTCCAGATAGTTCACATGGATTTATGGGGTCCATTTCATTCTACAACATACAATGGTGAGAGATATTTTCTCACCATTGTGGATGATTTTACACGAGCAACTTGGGTTTATTTGATGCATTCCAAACTAGATACGCTTTCCATGCTTAAAGCCTTCGTGGCTCTCATACGGACCCAATTCTCTACACCCATTCAAATCATTCGAACTGATAATGGCACTGAATTCTTCAACACTCAATGTACCTCGTTTATTACCTCCTTGGGCATCATCCACCAAAGTTCTTGTGCCTATACACCCCAACAAAATGGGGTGGTTGAGCGCAAACACAGACATATTCTGGACATTGCCAGGGCCCTCAAATTTCAAGCTTCAATGCCTTCCAAATTTTGGGGTGATTGCATCCTTACTGCTGTGCATTTGATCAACCTGCATACCCACTCCTCTTCTCTCTAATAAAACACCTTTTGAGCTGTTATTTCATCGCCCCCTTCTTACTCACACCTTCGTGTTTTTGGATGTTTATGCTATGCTTCCATCCTTCCTCGAGTTCATAAATTTGCTCCTCGGGCTACAAAATGCGTTCTTCTCGGTTATTCAAACACTCAAAAAGGGTACAAACTTCTTGATCTCACTAGCGATAAAATCTTCATTTCTAGAGATGTTTCTTTTCATGAAACAATTTTTCCTTTCTCTCAACAAGTGCCTCAAACCCATGTTTTCCTTCCCCAATCTTTTCTTGATGACCCTGCTCCTGTTCGTCCCTCTTCCCCTCATCAGTCCCCTTCTCATTCTGGTGCTAGTCCTTCCTCACTTATCCCATCATCAGCTCCTCAGCCTAGGCATTCTTCTCGGCTGTCTCGACCACCCATTTGGACACGTGACTATGCCTGCCCCTCCATTCGATCCCCTTCTGCTTCAATGCATCCTATTGCCAATTACATATCttactcccatctttcttcatCCTTCCAAGCCTTTTTAACTTCCATTTCACATATTAAAGAACCTAGTACTTACCATGAAGCAGTTGGTGATCCTCGTTGGCAATCAGCTATGGACGCTGAAATTGCTGCATTGGAGGCAAATAATACTTGGGAACTTGTCCCCTTGCCTCCTGGAAAATCTGTCATTGGCAATAAATGGGTTTACAAAGTCAAGTATCACCCTAATGGGAGTGTGGACAGATTTAAGGCCCGCCTTGTTGCTAAAGGTTACACTCAACTCCCCGGGATTGACTATCATGATACCTTCTCTCCTGTGGCTAAGATTGGCACGGTCCGCTGCCTTTTAAGCGTCGCTGCTATGTTGCAATGGCCTTTGTACCAAATGGATGTCACCAATGCCTTTTTACAAGGTGATCTTGAGGAAGAAATTTACATGGCTCTTCCCCAAGGATTTGGAAATCAGGGGGAGACATATGTGCGTCGATTACTCAAATCCTTGTATGGGCTTAAACAAGCCTCAAGACAATGGAATATGAAATTTGCATCCATTATGAAGTGTTCTGGTTTCAGCCAATCAAAACATGACCATTCGCTATTTGTCAAGAAAGATGACTCTTTCATTACCTTGTTATTggtatatgtagatgatattgtcatttcagggAATCATGAAGAGTCAATTCAAGCGCTAAAAAGGCACTTGCATGCAGAAATTCATATCAAAGATTTGGGAGAATTAAAGTACTTTCTTGGAATAGAGGTGGCTCGTTCTAAGAGAGGGATCTGcttgaaccaaagaaaatatgCAATGGAATTAATATCTGATTCGGGATTATCAGGAGCTAAGGTTGTTGATACACCCATGGAACAATTATCTGAGATTAACCACAAAAGAGTATGATGACAGTGCCAAACAAGATGAATCCGTTGATGAAGTATTGAATAATCCAGGAGAGTATAGAAGATTAGTGGGAAGATTGCTGTATTTAACCATTACAAGGCCAGACATATGCTTTGCTGTTCAAGCACTGAGTCAGTTCATGAGTAAACCCAAGAAATCTCACATGGATGCAGCCATCAGagttttgaaatatttgaaagggGCACCAGGACTAGGAATTCTCTTGTCATCGAAAAAATCATTTGTGCTTGATGCCTACTGTGATTCCGATTGGGCAACCTGTCCAATGAGTAGAAAATCTATTACATGATATTGCATCAAATTTGGGGAGTCCTTAGTGTCATGGAAAACAAAGAAACAAACTACTATATCTAGATCCTCAGCAGA from Primulina tabacum isolate GXHZ01 chromosome 3, ASM2559414v2, whole genome shotgun sequence encodes:
- the LOC142540862 gene encoding formin-like protein 8, which produces MATKTVVQAVVITAAISLILAGILAYVVYRFMITRRTEKNKMGSSFRREATIGLPSIEFRQHGRALKGVILDEEGLDVLYLRRLEEGHFTGCFSKVWCNPLDEEFKRLESRGDKANTCEPIQEVPLLQETRSGYDFTVTSTIRVSSNSLPVASELVASGPVSKYENTTQPPFPTPPTIMGPIPPPATPPTQPQAPLPPQTPRMRPSSPPPPPPSPPPPPQLAPPAPPPLPLLPKKGYLKPPPVPPGPPKLKPVPPPPPANRKGQIAQHKPPVPPKETGSSHVIGKTSSIKQENGGVQKKLKPLHWDKVTANVDHSMVWNEINDGSFRFDDDLIESLFGYTTTSQKSDDKSNRTMSKAGSNTVTSAQIFLLDPRKSQNTAIVLKSLAISRQEIIDSLLDGRGLNPDTLEKLTKICPTRDEITKILQFDGNPTKLANAESFLYHILKPVPSAFLRFNAMLFRSSYDSDILHLKESLQTLELGCKELRTGGIFFKLLEAILKAGNRMNAGTARGNAQGFNLSALRRLSDVKSSDGKTTLLHFVVEQVMRSEGKRHLISRKSKGDSSDHESDSKNSREDRDGENLMAGLSIVGNLSAGFVNFKKAATIDHENFINMRSILTSKVEENKQLLAHCRDESGGFLKEMKVFLEDCEEELKVVREEETRIMELVLKTTVYFQAGASKDKGTNPLQLFVIVKDFLVMVDQVCAEITKKLQTKKAMTTRSSPPSSPTPRSPMRFQNLQAYLMSQKHGTSSSDSEDDF